The nucleotide sequence GGGGCGCGTCCAGGCCACCTGCCCGTAGGCGAATCCTTCGACGACGCCTGTTCCGTGCACCGTGTTGGCGACCATCTGACCTCCTGAGAGCGCTCTAGTCCATCGTCGCGACTGGGACCACGCTAGTCAACGTAGGGGGAGATCGGGTACCTGGGCCGCTCAGTACACTTCTCGGCGAAACCGGGAGGAGTGCCGATGAGCGAGGTACCACTGCAGGAGACCTACAAGATCGCCGACCGGATCGGCCGTCTTGACGATGTCGACGCCGCCCTCGAGTTCAGACAGCTGCCCAAGGATCTGGCGATCGACGTGTTCGAGGAACTCGACGCGTTCGACCAGCAGCGCGTCCTCCACGGGATGCGCGGCGAGACCTACCAGCACCTCATCGAGGAGATGGAGCCCGACGAGCGCTCCCTCATGTTGCAGGAGGCGCCCGCCGCCGTCGTGAAGCGCGTGCTCGCCGGGCTGAGCCCGCAGGAGCGGGCGATGACCGCGATGCTGCTCGGCTACCCGAGGGACTCCGTCGGCCGCGCCATGACCCCCGAGGTCGTGACGATCCGGGAGAACCTGACGGTGGGGGAGGCGTTGGCGACCATCCGCACCAAGGCGCCGTCGGCGGAGGCGACGTACACGCTGGCCGTCACCGACGCCAAGCGCCGCCTGGCCGGCATCGTGCGCCTGTCCGACCTCGTGCTGGCCGACCCCGCGGCGCCCATCCAGGACGTGTTCGACCGTGACGCCTACACCGTCGCGGCCACCTCGCCGGCGGAGCAGGCCGCGCGCCTGATGCAGGAGACCAACGACATCGACCTGCTGGTCGTCGACTCGGAGTCGCGGCTCGTCGGCCGCCTCAGCTACGACGACGCGATGGAGGTCCTCGAGGACGCCGACTCTGAGGACGTCGCGCGCCAGTCGGGCGCCTCCCCCTGGGCCGGCCACTACATGCGCGTCGGCGTGATCCGGCTGGCCCGCTACCGGGCGCTGTGGCTCAGCCTCCTGCTCGTCGCCGCGACGCTGACCGTCTCGGTCACGCAGGCGTTCGAGGCGACCCTCGAGCAGGTCGCGTCGCTGGCGCTGTTCATCCCCATGCTGATCGGCGCGGGCGGCAACGCCGGCTCGCAGGCGGCGACGGCGTCGGTGCGCGCGCTGGCCGTCGGCGAGGTGCGCTTCAGCGACATCTGGCGCGTCGTGTGGCGTGAGCTGCGGGTCGGGCTGCTGCTCGGCCTGATGCTGGCCCTGCTCGGGTTGCTGGTCGGGTCGTTGTTCGTCGGCTGGGAGGTCGCGAGCGTCGTCGCTGCCAGCCTGGTGCTGATCTGCGCGTGGGCCGCCACCATCGGGGGAGCGATGCCGCTCCTCGCCAAGCGCGTCGGCATCGACCCCGCCGTGGTGTCCGCCCCGATGGTGACGACTCTCGTCGACGCCACCGGGCTCGTCATCTACTTCATGATGGCGAAGACGATCCTCGGCATCTGAGCCTCAGGCCACGCGGGCTGCGATCCGGTCACCGATCTGCGTGGTGCCGAGCTTCTCGCTCCCGCGCTCGGCGATGTCCGCCGAGACGGCCTCGTCGATCCGGCGCGCGAGCTCCGGCCGGCCGAGGTGGTCGAGCAGCAGCGCCATGGACGAGATGGCGGCCGTCGGGTCGGCGATGCCCTTGCCCGCGATGTCGGGCGCGGAACCGTGCACCGGCTCGAACATCGACGGGTACTCGCCCGTCGGGTTGATGTTCGCCGAGGCCGCGAGCCCGATGCCGCCGGTGACGGCCGCAGCCAGGTCGGTGACGATGTCGCCGAACAGGTTGTCGGTCACGATGACGTCGAACTGCGACGGGTCGACGACCATCGCGATCATGGCGGCGTCGATGTGCAGGTAGTTGGTCGCCACATCCGGGAACTCGGCGGCGATCTCGGTGAATGCGCGGTTCCACAGCCGGCCGGCGTTGACCAGCACGTTGTGCTTGTGAAGCAGGGTCAGCTTTCCGCGACGCGCCCGGGCGCGGCCGAAGGCGTCGCGGACGACGCGCTCCACGCCGAAGAAGGTATTGACGGAGACCTCGGTGGCGAGCTCCTGGGCGGTGCCGACGCGCACGGCGCCGCCGTTGCCGCAGTACAGGCCCTCGGTGCCCTCGCGGACGACGACGAAGTCGACCGTGCGACCCTCGAGGACGGCGGGCGCCAGCGGCGTCGGGACGCCCGGGTACAGGATCGACGGGCGCAGGTTGATGGCGTGGTCGAAGGCGAAGCGCAGCTTCAGCAGCAGGCCGCGCTCGAGGAGTCCGCTGGGGATCGCCTTCGAGCCGGGGGCCGCCCCCACGGCGCCGAGAGCGATGGCGTCGACGTGCTTCAGCTCCTCGAGCACCGAGTCCGGCAGGACCTCGCCGGTGCGCTGCCAGCGCTCGGCCCCCAGGTCGTAGTCGACGAACTCGAACGTGTCGGGCGCGACCGCGGTGAGGACCTTGATGGCCTCCGCAGTCACCTCGGGGCCGATGCCGTCGCCGCCGATGACGGCAATCTTCGCTGAAGTCATGGCGGGAACCCTACGCGAGCGCGCCTCGGGCCCGCCCCGGTCTCAGAGTGTCCGTCCACTGGGTGAGACATCCCCGGGCGGGATCTTCGGCGTACTCTGTCCGAGGCCCACGAACCGATGGAGTGATCAGATGCCGCTTCTTCCCCAACGTCCCGCCGAGTTCCACGTCTTCGACACCTCCCTGCGCGACGGCGCGCAGCAGGAGGGTCTGCGCCTCTCCGTCGCGGACAAGCTGAAGATCGCCGGATACCTCGACGAGCTGGGCGTCGGCTACATCGAGGGCGGCTGGCCGGGAGCCAACCCCAGCGACACCGAGTTCTTCCGGCTGGCCCGCGACCTGGAGCTGGACACGTCGACGCTCGTTGCCTTCGGCGCGACCCGCAAGGCGGGGGCGAAGGCCGCCGACGACCCGCTGACGCGGGCCCTGGTCGAGGCCGGCACCGACGTCGTGTGCATCGTCGCCAAGTCCCACGACGAGCACGTCGCAAGGGCGCTGCGCTGCTCGCTCGAGGAGAACCTCGAGATGATCACCGACACCGTGCAGTACCTCATCTCCGAGGGTCGGCGCGTCTTCGTCGACTGCGAGCACTTCTTCGACGGCTACCGCGCCAACCCGGACTACGCGCTCAAGGTGGTCGCCACCGCCCACGAGGCCGGCGCCGAGGTCGTCGTGCTGTGCGACACCAACGGCGGCATGCTGCCGAGCTGGATGGGGGAGGTTGTCGAGGCGGCCGCCGCCACCGGCGCGAACCTCGGCATCCACTGCCACAACGACACGGGCTGCGCGGTGGCGAACACCATGGCCGCCGTCGAGGCCGGCGTCATGCACGTGCAGGGCACCTTCAACGGCTACGGGGAGCGGACCGGCAACGCCGACCTGAGCGCCGTCATCCCGAACCTGGAGCTCAAGTACGGCTGGTCCGTGCTGCCCACCGGCCGGCTGACAGAACTCAGCCGCGTCGCCCACGCCATCGCGCAGGTGGCGAACCAGCCCGTGATCGGCCGCCAGCCCTACGTCGGTGCCTCCAGCTTTGCGCACAAGGCCGGCCTGCACGCCTCCGCGATCAAGGTGGACGCCAACCTGTACCAGCACATCGATCCCGAGCTGGTCGGCAACAGCATGCGCATGCTCATCTCCGACATGGCCGGCCGCGCCAACATCCAGATCAAGGGCTCGCAGCTGGGCTTCGATCTGGATGACCGCGAGCTCGCCGCGCGCGTCACCGCGGTGGTGAAGGACCGCGAGGCGCAGGGCTACTCCTACGAGTCCGCCGACGCCAGTTTCGAGATGCTTCTCCGCGACGAGCTCGGCTTGCTCAGGCTGCCGTTCGAGGTGCAGTCCTGGCGCGTCTTCACCGAGGAGCGCGACGGCCTCAACACATCGGAGGCCACCGTGAAGCTGACGGCCAAGGAGCGCCGTCAGATGGTCGTCGGCGAGGGCAACGGCCCGGTCAACGCGCTCGATGCGGCCCTGCGTGCGGCGCTGATCCCCGCGTACCCCGAGGTCGCCGACTTCGACCTGCGCGACTACCGCGTCCGCATCCTCGACGAGGGCCACGGCACCGACGCGACCGTCCGGACGCTGATCGACACCGCCTACGAGGGCAACAGCTGGACGACGGTCGGCGTCGGCACCAACGTCGTCGAGGCCTCCTGGGAGGCGCTGTCCGACGCCCTGGCCTACGGGATCATCACGCACCTGGCCTGAGCACTACCCTTGGGGTCATGCGCATTGCACGTTTCGCCACCGCAGGACAGGACCCCGCCTACGGGATCATCGAACTCGCCGTCGACGGGGGAGAGCACCCCGACACCATCTCGACGCTGACCGGGGACCCGCTCGCCGGCGTGCCGGTCAACTACACCGGCGAGCGGCACGACCTGGCCGCGGTGCGCCTGCTCGCGCCGGTGATCCCACGCTCCAAGGTGGTGGGCGTCGGCCGCAACTACGCCGAGCACGCCGCAGAGATGGGCAACGAGCTGCCCGCCGCGCCGCTGCTGTTCTTCAAGCCGAACACGACCGTCATCGGGCCCGACGAGACCATCCTCCGGCCAGAGGGCTGCACGGACCTGCACTTCGAGGGCGAACTGGCCGTCGTCATCGGGTCGAGGCGCACCAGCAGCGGCCGCGACGTGTACTGCAAGCGGGTCCCCGTGGAGCAGGCCGCCGAATGGGTCTTCGGCTACACCATCGCCAACGACGTGACAGCCCGCGACTGGCAGGCCGCCGACGACCAGTGGGCCCGGGCGAAGGGGTCCGACACCTTCCTGCCGCTGGGACCCTGGATCAACACTCACGTCCCGCTGGAGGAGGCCGCCTCGCTGTCGATCGAGACCCGCGTCGGCGACGAGGTGAAGCAGTCCGGCAGCACGTCGCAGATGGTGCACGGCATCGCCGAGCTGATCTCCTACATCAGCGCGTCCATCACCCTCCTGCCCGGCGACGTCATCCTGACCGGCACGCCCGCCGGCGTCGGGCCGATGGTCGCCGGCGACGAGGTGCACGTCTCCATCGACGGTCTCGGCACCCTGTCGAACCCGGTCGCCGAGGCATGAGCCAGCCGCCTGCGCCGATGCAGCTGTTCGTCCCGGGGGAGCCGAGCGATCCCCCCGCGGGACTCAGCTACCCGGAGGCGCTGACGCGGCCCGGGCAGTCTCCGGCGCAGCCGGTCTTCGGCCTCCTGCTCGCCTTCTCGGCGTTCGCGCTCATCACCCCGCTGTTCGCGCAGCTGATCCTGCGCGTCGGCCATCTGTTCAGAGGTGGGGAGTGGGCGGACTACCTCGAGGCGGCCAACTCGTACCTCGTGGTGGAGGGGCCGGTCTCGGGACTGCTCGCGCTCGCACTGCTCACCCCGATCTGCATGCTGCTGGTGCGCTACGTCAACGGGATCCGGCCCAGGTGGCTCTTCTCCGTGCAGCCGGGGCCGCGCTGGCGCTACCTGCTGATGTGCCTCGTGGTCGCGGCGGTGATCCTCAACGCCGTCCTGTGGGTCGGCTACGCGGTCAAGGGCGTGCCGGAGTTCCACGGCGGCGACGCCGGCTGGCTCGTGTACCTCGTCGCGCTGAGCATCACCTCCCCGCTGCAGGCCGTCGCGGAGGAGGTCTTCTTCCGCGGCTACCTGCTGCAGGGCATCGGCACCGCCGTCGGCCACGGCGCCTGGGGCACCTGGGCGGGAGTCGTCGGCTCCGCGGTGGTCTTCGCGCTGCTGCACGGCACGCAGAACCCCGCGCTGTTCGCGCACCGCCTGTCGTTCGGGCTCATCATGGGCGCCCTGGTCGTCGTCACCGGCGGTCTCGAGGCCGGCATCGCCGCGCACGTGGTCAACAACCTCGGCGCCTACGCCTACGCGCTGTTCACCAGCTCCATCGCAGAACTCAAGTCCACCACCGCCATCACGTGGACCGACGCGGCCTTCGACATCGCCGGCTTCGCCCTCTTCGCGGTCGTCGCGTGGTGGCTGGGGAGGCGGCTCAAGGTGGCCGTCACCACCCCCTGAGTGCCGATTTGGCAGGCCCTCGAGAGGTGGTGTAGTGTTCTTTCTCGTGCCCCGGGAATCCGGGACACGCTAGAGATCAAGACATTGATCCCTAGGGGTATGGGGTAATTGGCAGCCCGACGGTTTCTGGTTCCGTTAGTTCAGGTTCGAGTCCTGGTACCCCTGCGGAAGGTGTTACGCTCTCTAAGCGCTCTTGGCCCCGTTGTGTAGCGGCCTAGCACGCCGCCCTCTCAAGGCGGTAGCGCGGGTTCGAATCCCGTCGGGGCTACCAGGAGCAGATGGCCTGGTCAGACTGAGTCTGACCAGGCCATCTGTCATTCCCCGCGCATCGGTGCTCCCCGCCCATCCACGGGAGTACGTTGGGCCGATGACGACCGTCCGGCTGCGCCCGTCGGCGCTCCACCCCCAGCTGCGGAGCTTCTTCCGGTTTGTGCCGAACCCGCCGATCACCCGACCCTGGCTCCTGCGGCTGATGCAGGCCGGCTCGACCAGGGCGAGCCGTCCGAAGCTGCCCGCATCGATGACGCACCGGTTCGTGCCGCTCGGCGACGGGGCCGGGGTGCACGTCTACCGCCCGGAGGGCGATCGGCCTCGTGCGGGCGTGCTGTGGATCCACGGCGGCGGGTTCGTCGTCGGGAGCGCGTCGCAGGACCATGCCCGCTGCGTGCGCCTGGCCACGGACTTGGACGTCCTTGTGGTCTCCGCCGAGTACCGCACGGCCCCCGGCAGCCCGTTCCCGGCCGCCCTCGACGACGTGCACGCGGCCTGGACGTGGCTGGTCGGCCACGTCGACGAGCTGGGGATCGATCCCGGCAGGCTGGCGATCGGCGGCCAGAGCGCCGGCGGCGGCCTCGCCGCCGCCCTCGTGCAGCGCGTCCACGACGCCCCCGGGGTGCAGCCCGTCGCCCAGTGGCTGTTCTGCCCGATGCTGGACGACCGCACCGCGGCGGACCGGTCCCTCGACCCGGTCCGGCACTACCTGTGGAACAACCGCTCGAACCGCGTCGGCTGGCGCTCGTATCTGGGCGTCGAACCGGGAGCCCCCGTCGTGCCCCGCTACGCGGTTCCGGCCCGCCGCGAGAACCTCGCCGGGCTGCCGCCCACCTGGATCGGGTGCGGAGACATCGAGCTGTTCCACGGTGAGGACCGCCGCTACGCGGAGGCCCTCACCGCAGCCGGCGTCCCTACCGTCCTCGACGTCGTCCAGGGCGCCCCCCACGCCTTCGAGTCAATCAGCGGCGGGGCCGCCGTCTCCACGGCCTACCTCCGACGCGCTGAGGGGTGGCTCCGCGGCCACCTCGCCGTTGGCCTGTAGCAGCCGACCGTCGATCAGGGCCAGGGCGCGCCCGACCGCAACGGGCACGTCGGCGGGGTCCGTCTGAGCCTGGGCGACTCCGTGCAGCATGTGGATGACGAGGACGACGTCGCCTACGGTCCATGTCGGGTCCGCGAGCCCTGCCTCCCGGGCGCGTGCGAGGGGCTCGCCGATGAGGGCGGAGAGTCGCTCGAGACCGATGTCGCTGGGGTACTCGGTCTGGGCGTCGAGCACCATGTCGATGAAGGCTGTGGAGTCGATGGTGAAGTCGACCAGGAGCGAGAACAGGTCGCCGAAGGCGCCAGGCCCGTCGGCCGAGGCCGCCAGCTCCTCCAACGCCACGAAGTTCTCCTCGAAGACGGCAAGCGCCAGATCGAACCGACGCGGGAAGTGCCGGTAGAGGACCCCCTGGCCGACTCCGGCCTCGCGTGCGATGGCGCTGAGCGCGACGTGATAGCCGTCGCGGGAGAAGAGCCTGCGTGCCGCCTTCAGCAGGGCGGCCCGGTTGGCTGGCGCCGCCGCCGGCCCCCTATTGCGGGCGCGCTTGGATGGAGGCATGCTGGGATCCTACTTCCGGACAGCGTTGTCCGGTAGGGAGGGGAACAATCATGAAGACCGACATCGACGTGGATGTCGTCGTGGCAGGAACCGGCGTCGCGGCATTCTCCGCGGCCATCACCGCCGCAGACCAGGGGCTGACGGTGTTGATGCTCGAGAGCACGGAGAAGTGGGGCGGCAGCAGCGCCATGTCCGGCGGCGGCCTCTGGCTGCCCAACAACCCCCTGATGGGCCGCGCCGGGGTCGATGACTCCCGCGACGCGGCACTCACCTACCTGGAGGAGACCGTCGGGGACGCGGGGCCGGCCACCTCCCGGGAACGCAAGGAGGCCTTCGTCGACGGCATCGCGTCCTTCGTGGAACTGGCGGAGAAGCACGGCGTCACCTTCGCGCGCTCGACGGACTACCCGGACTACTACCCCGAGCTGCCGGGCGGCCGGATCGGGCGCGCCCTCGAGGTCGAGCCCTTCGACGTGAAGCGGATCGATGGCTGGTGGGACAGTTCCCGTGGCCAGGACGGCGTTCCTGCCCCGGTGAAGACCGACGACTTCTGGCTGCTGTCCCGCGCCTGGTCGACGCCGGGCGGCTTCGTCCGGGGCGCGAGGGTCGTGTTCCGGGTGATCGGCTCGGCCGTCCGCGGCCGTAAGGCCGTCGGCATGGGGGCGGCCATCACGGCCGCGTTCATGGACGTCGCCCAGCGGCTCGGCGTCGAGGTCCGTCTCAGCTCCCCGGTCGATGAGGTTGTTGTCGAGGACGGCCGCGCCGTCGCCGTCCGGACGACGTCCGGCGGCACCACCCAGCTGGTCGGCGCGCGCAAGGGCGTCGTGCTCGCGGGCGGTGGCTTCGACCACAACGCCGAGCTCCGCGAGCAGTACCAGGGTGTCAGCGGCGTCGACTCGTCCGGTTCCAAGGGCAACCTCGGCTCCGCCATCGCGGCCGGACGCAAGGCGGGCGCCGCCGTCGACCTCATGGAGGACGCGTGGTGGGGAGGCTCCATCCCTCCCGCGACGCCCGGCGGCTCCGCGGCGTTCCTCGTCAGCGAGCGGTCGATGCCGCACTCGATCATCGTCGACGGGGCGGGGAACCGGTTCGCCAACGAGTCAGAGTCCTATGTCGACCTGGGCCACCACATGCTCGAGCGCCGCAAGACGGTGCCGGGACGCTTCTGGATGGTGACCGACGTCCGGCACGCCCGCAGGTACCTGCGCTCCTACGCCCTCGACCCGCGGACGGTCAAGGCGTGGACCCAGTCCGGCGTGCTGGTCAAGGACTCCACCATCGCGGGGCTGGCCAAGAAGATGGGCGTCGACGCGCAGGCGCTCGAGGCGACCGTCTCGCGGTTCAACTCGTTCACGCGTTCCGGGATCGACGCGGACTTCGCCCGCGGCAACTCCGCCTACGACCGCTACTACGGCGACCCGCTTGTCCGGCCGAATCCGAACCTCGGCCCGCTGGAGAAGGGCCCGTTCACGGCCGTCGAGATCGTGCCGGGCGACCTCGGCACCAAGGGCGGCCTGATGACCGACGAGTTCGCGCGCGTGCTGCGCGAGGACGGCACGATCATCGACGGGCTCTACGCGGCGGGCAACACGTCCGCCTCGGTGATGGGCCACACGTACCCGGGCCCGGGGTCGACGCTCGGCCCCGCCGCCGTGTTCGGCCACATCGCCGGCCTGCACCTCGCAGGCAGGGCGCTGGCGGGCCGGGAGCTGTCGGGAGCCCGGTCATGAAGGTCGCGGGCAAGGTCTTCGTCGTCACCGGCGGAGGAAGCGGCATCGGGCGGGAGGTCGTGCTCGGCCTCCTGCGCCGCGGCGGCCGCGTGGCGGCGGTCGACCTGAGCGCCGCCGGGCTGGCCGGCACGGTGGAGCGGGCGGGCCGTGACGCGGACCGGCTGACGACGCACGTCGTCAACGTGACGGACACCGAGGCGGTCAAGGCGCTGCCGGAGGCGGTGCTGGCCGCTCACGGGCAGATCGACGGGGTCCTCAACATCGCCGGCATCATCCAGAAGTTCGTGCCGTTCGCCGACCTCGACCAGGCCGAGATCGAGCGGGTGCTGACCGTCAACTTCTGGGGCGTGGTCAACATGGTCCGGGCGTTCCTGCCGCACCTGATGATCCGCCCGGCGGCCGCCCTGGTGAACGTCTCCAGCATGGGGGCGTTCATCCCCGTGCCGGGACAGACGATCTACGGTGCCTCGAAGGCCGCGGTCAAGCTGCTCACGGAGGGGCTCCACGCCGAGCTGCGGGGCACCCCGGTCCGCGTGACCGTGGTGTTCCCGGGCGCGGTCGCGACCAGCATCACCGAGAACAGCGGGGTGCGGGCGCCCGCCGTCGCAGGCGCGAACGACAACGCCGCGAACCAGAAGGTGCTGGCTCCCGACAAGGCGGCCGACATCATCATCGCCGGCATGGAGAAGGGCTCCTACCGGGTGCTGGTGGGCCGCGACGCGCGGGTGATGGACTGGTTCACCCGGCTCGTGCCCGAGCGGGCGATGACGCAGATCGCCGACCGGATGGCGGGCCTGATGCAACGCTGAGCCTCGGCTCAGGCCTCGTCGGGCTGGGGCATCCGCCGTCGCAGGGCAGCGGACGCCACGGCGA is from Tessaracoccus palaemonis and encodes:
- a CDS encoding TetR/AcrR family transcriptional regulator yields the protein MPPSKRARNRGPAAAPANRAALLKAARRLFSRDGYHVALSAIAREAGVGQGVLYRHFPRRFDLALAVFEENFVALEELAASADGPGAFGDLFSLLVDFTIDSTAFIDMVLDAQTEYPSDIGLERLSALIGEPLARAREAGLADPTWTVGDVVLVIHMLHGVAQAQTDPADVPVAVGRALALIDGRLLQANGEVAAEPPLSASEVGRGDGGPAAD
- a CDS encoding CPBP family intramembrane glutamic endopeptidase; amino-acid sequence: MQLFVPGEPSDPPAGLSYPEALTRPGQSPAQPVFGLLLAFSAFALITPLFAQLILRVGHLFRGGEWADYLEAANSYLVVEGPVSGLLALALLTPICMLLVRYVNGIRPRWLFSVQPGPRWRYLLMCLVVAAVILNAVLWVGYAVKGVPEFHGGDAGWLVYLVALSITSPLQAVAEEVFFRGYLLQGIGTAVGHGAWGTWAGVVGSAVVFALLHGTQNPALFAHRLSFGLIMGALVVVTGGLEAGIAAHVVNNLGAYAYALFTSSIAELKSTTAITWTDAAFDIAGFALFAVVAWWLGRRLKVAVTTP
- a CDS encoding FAD-binding protein translates to MKTDIDVDVVVAGTGVAAFSAAITAADQGLTVLMLESTEKWGGSSAMSGGGLWLPNNPLMGRAGVDDSRDAALTYLEETVGDAGPATSRERKEAFVDGIASFVELAEKHGVTFARSTDYPDYYPELPGGRIGRALEVEPFDVKRIDGWWDSSRGQDGVPAPVKTDDFWLLSRAWSTPGGFVRGARVVFRVIGSAVRGRKAVGMGAAITAAFMDVAQRLGVEVRLSSPVDEVVVEDGRAVAVRTTSGGTTQLVGARKGVVLAGGGFDHNAELREQYQGVSGVDSSGSKGNLGSAIAAGRKAGAAVDLMEDAWWGGSIPPATPGGSAAFLVSERSMPHSIIVDGAGNRFANESESYVDLGHHMLERRKTVPGRFWMVTDVRHARRYLRSYALDPRTVKAWTQSGVLVKDSTIAGLAKKMGVDAQALEATVSRFNSFTRSGIDADFARGNSAYDRYYGDPLVRPNPNLGPLEKGPFTAVEIVPGDLGTKGGLMTDEFARVLREDGTIIDGLYAAGNTSASVMGHTYPGPGSTLGPAAVFGHIAGLHLAGRALAGRELSGARS
- a CDS encoding 3-isopropylmalate dehydrogenase, whose amino-acid sequence is MTSAKIAVIGGDGIGPEVTAEAIKVLTAVAPDTFEFVDYDLGAERWQRTGEVLPDSVLEELKHVDAIALGAVGAAPGSKAIPSGLLERGLLLKLRFAFDHAINLRPSILYPGVPTPLAPAVLEGRTVDFVVVREGTEGLYCGNGGAVRVGTAQELATEVSVNTFFGVERVVRDAFGRARARRGKLTLLHKHNVLVNAGRLWNRAFTEIAAEFPDVATNYLHIDAAMIAMVVDPSQFDVIVTDNLFGDIVTDLAAAVTGGIGLAASANINPTGEYPSMFEPVHGSAPDIAGKGIADPTAAISSMALLLDHLGRPELARRIDEAVSADIAERGSEKLGTTQIGDRIAARVA
- a CDS encoding SDR family NAD(P)-dependent oxidoreductase; this translates as MKVAGKVFVVTGGGSGIGREVVLGLLRRGGRVAAVDLSAAGLAGTVERAGRDADRLTTHVVNVTDTEAVKALPEAVLAAHGQIDGVLNIAGIIQKFVPFADLDQAEIERVLTVNFWGVVNMVRAFLPHLMIRPAAALVNVSSMGAFIPVPGQTIYGASKAAVKLLTEGLHAELRGTPVRVTVVFPGAVATSITENSGVRAPAVAGANDNAANQKVLAPDKAADIIIAGMEKGSYRVLVGRDARVMDWFTRLVPERAMTQIADRMAGLMQR
- the mgtE gene encoding magnesium transporter; this translates as MSEVPLQETYKIADRIGRLDDVDAALEFRQLPKDLAIDVFEELDAFDQQRVLHGMRGETYQHLIEEMEPDERSLMLQEAPAAVVKRVLAGLSPQERAMTAMLLGYPRDSVGRAMTPEVVTIRENLTVGEALATIRTKAPSAEATYTLAVTDAKRRLAGIVRLSDLVLADPAAPIQDVFDRDAYTVAATSPAEQAARLMQETNDIDLLVVDSESRLVGRLSYDDAMEVLEDADSEDVARQSGASPWAGHYMRVGVIRLARYRALWLSLLLVAATLTVSVTQAFEATLEQVASLALFIPMLIGAGGNAGSQAATASVRALAVGEVRFSDIWRVVWRELRVGLLLGLMLALLGLLVGSLFVGWEVASVVAASLVLICAWAATIGGAMPLLAKRVGIDPAVVSAPMVTTLVDATGLVIYFMMAKTILGI
- a CDS encoding fumarylacetoacetate hydrolase family protein codes for the protein MRIARFATAGQDPAYGIIELAVDGGEHPDTISTLTGDPLAGVPVNYTGERHDLAAVRLLAPVIPRSKVVGVGRNYAEHAAEMGNELPAAPLLFFKPNTTVIGPDETILRPEGCTDLHFEGELAVVIGSRRTSSGRDVYCKRVPVEQAAEWVFGYTIANDVTARDWQAADDQWARAKGSDTFLPLGPWINTHVPLEEAASLSIETRVGDEVKQSGSTSQMVHGIAELISYISASITLLPGDVILTGTPAGVGPMVAGDEVHVSIDGLGTLSNPVAEA
- the cimA gene encoding citramalate synthase codes for the protein MPLLPQRPAEFHVFDTSLRDGAQQEGLRLSVADKLKIAGYLDELGVGYIEGGWPGANPSDTEFFRLARDLELDTSTLVAFGATRKAGAKAADDPLTRALVEAGTDVVCIVAKSHDEHVARALRCSLEENLEMITDTVQYLISEGRRVFVDCEHFFDGYRANPDYALKVVATAHEAGAEVVVLCDTNGGMLPSWMGEVVEAAAATGANLGIHCHNDTGCAVANTMAAVEAGVMHVQGTFNGYGERTGNADLSAVIPNLELKYGWSVLPTGRLTELSRVAHAIAQVANQPVIGRQPYVGASSFAHKAGLHASAIKVDANLYQHIDPELVGNSMRMLISDMAGRANIQIKGSQLGFDLDDRELAARVTAVVKDREAQGYSYESADASFEMLLRDELGLLRLPFEVQSWRVFTEERDGLNTSEATVKLTAKERRQMVVGEGNGPVNALDAALRAALIPAYPEVADFDLRDYRVRILDEGHGTDATVRTLIDTAYEGNSWTTVGVGTNVVEASWEALSDALAYGIITHLA
- a CDS encoding alpha/beta hydrolase; its protein translation is MTTVRLRPSALHPQLRSFFRFVPNPPITRPWLLRLMQAGSTRASRPKLPASMTHRFVPLGDGAGVHVYRPEGDRPRAGVLWIHGGGFVVGSASQDHARCVRLATDLDVLVVSAEYRTAPGSPFPAALDDVHAAWTWLVGHVDELGIDPGRLAIGGQSAGGGLAAALVQRVHDAPGVQPVAQWLFCPMLDDRTAADRSLDPVRHYLWNNRSNRVGWRSYLGVEPGAPVVPRYAVPARRENLAGLPPTWIGCGDIELFHGEDRRYAEALTAAGVPTVLDVVQGAPHAFESISGGAAVSTAYLRRAEGWLRGHLAVGL